In Silene latifolia isolate original U9 population chromosome X, ASM4854445v1, whole genome shotgun sequence, the following proteins share a genomic window:
- the LOC141623621 gene encoding uncharacterized protein LOC141623621 isoform X1 has protein sequence MARYKDESPAVRVYTVCDESKYMIVRNVAALGCGEELKNLFATYGLVEECKPMDAEECEAFTDVYWIKFRHISNARFAKRKLDESVFLGNRLQVSYASEYESVSDTQEKLEGRIKEVCGRLEPGKSKGNGMRYEGARGYSLTHGAVPETPQELDQKLKRTATDHLSHVDYPPMTRVSSDQDYFQLQSMNETVKMVRAKLDKIKSNSSNVQSDPAPKKTRVDNRRRI, from the exons ATGGCGAGATACAAAGATGAATCTCCTGCAGTTCGTGTATATACTGTTTGTGATGAATCAAA GTATATGATTGTGAGAAATGTAGCAGCATTGGGTTGTGGTGAAGAATTAAAAAACCTGTTTGCAACTTATGGACTAGTTGAAGA GTGTAAACCTATGGATGCGGAAGAATGCGAGGCATTCACTGATGTCTATTGGATCAAATTTCGCCATATTTCCAATGCAAG GTTTGCAAAAAGAAAACTAGATGAGTCTGTTTTCCTTGGAAATCGGCTGCAGGTGTCATATGCGTCTGAGTACGAGAGCGTGTCTGACACCCAGGAGAAATTGGAAGGCAGGATAAAGGAAGTTTGCGGGAGATTAGAGC CTGGCAAATCAAAAGGTAACGGCATGCGATATGAAGGTGCAAGGGGTTATAGTTTAACACATGGAGCTGTGCCAGAGACTCCTCAGGAACTCGATCAAAAGCTAAAACG GACTGCTACGGATCATCTGTCTCACGTTGATTATCCACCAATGACTCGAGTGTCCTCTGACCAG GATTACTTCCAGTTGCAGTCCATGAATGAAACAGTTAAAATGGTGAGAGCAAAACTGGACAAG ATAAAATCGAACTCTTCAAATGTACAATCTGACCCTGCTCCCAAAAAGACGAGAGTTGACAACAGGCGAAGAATATGA
- the LOC141623621 gene encoding uncharacterized protein LOC141623621 isoform X2 → MARYKDESPAVRVYTVCDESKYMIVRNVAALGCGEELKNLFATYGLVEECKPMDAEECEAFTDVYWIKFRHISNARFAKRKLDESVFLGNRLQVSYASEYESVSDTQEKLEGRIKEVCGRLEPGKSKGNGMRYEGARGYSLTHGAVPETPQELDQKLKRTATDHLSHVDYPPMTRVSSDQDYFQLQSMNETVKMIKSNSSNVQSDPAPKKTRVDNRRRI, encoded by the exons ATGGCGAGATACAAAGATGAATCTCCTGCAGTTCGTGTATATACTGTTTGTGATGAATCAAA GTATATGATTGTGAGAAATGTAGCAGCATTGGGTTGTGGTGAAGAATTAAAAAACCTGTTTGCAACTTATGGACTAGTTGAAGA GTGTAAACCTATGGATGCGGAAGAATGCGAGGCATTCACTGATGTCTATTGGATCAAATTTCGCCATATTTCCAATGCAAG GTTTGCAAAAAGAAAACTAGATGAGTCTGTTTTCCTTGGAAATCGGCTGCAGGTGTCATATGCGTCTGAGTACGAGAGCGTGTCTGACACCCAGGAGAAATTGGAAGGCAGGATAAAGGAAGTTTGCGGGAGATTAGAGC CTGGCAAATCAAAAGGTAACGGCATGCGATATGAAGGTGCAAGGGGTTATAGTTTAACACATGGAGCTGTGCCAGAGACTCCTCAGGAACTCGATCAAAAGCTAAAACG GACTGCTACGGATCATCTGTCTCACGTTGATTATCCACCAATGACTCGAGTGTCCTCTGACCAG GATTACTTCCAGTTGCAGTCCATGAATGAAACAGTTAAAATG ATAAAATCGAACTCTTCAAATGTACAATCTGACCCTGCTCCCAAAAAGACGAGAGTTGACAACAGGCGAAGAATATGA